The Papaver somniferum cultivar HN1 chromosome 6, ASM357369v1, whole genome shotgun sequence genome segment ATCCACATTGACTCATTTAAATCTCCGGATTGCTTATGGATCAATGCGTTATGAGATGTCCATTGCTCCTCAGTCGACTTTCGGTAAGATTGTTCGTCAAATTCTGATAAGATAAAATGGTAAATACAATTTTCGGTTTCTTTTTTCAGTACCTTTATTAGTCCAATTGGGTAACCATGTATCATTATTACAGGGGAATTAAAGAAGCTTCTTGCAGCTGAGACAGGATTACAACCAGCGGAACAGTTGCTTACGTTTAAGGGAAAAGACAGGGGGAATGGAGAATTCTTGGATAGGTCTGGTGTGAAAATCAAATCCAAGATTATTTTAGTGGAAGATCCATCTAGCAAAGAGAGGAGATTCATTGAGATGCGCAAGAATGCAAAGCTTCAAAGCGCTCACAGAGCGATATCCGACATATCCATGGAGGTTGAGAAATTGGTGGCTGAGGTAGGTGAAAGCCTGTCGGAACATTTGCCTAGCGTTTTTAATGCAGTTCCGCTAGACTGGGAATGCCAGTCCTGTCCAAGAGCTTTCATAATTAAGTTGTTTCCTAATTTCAGGTTTCTGCCATTGAGAAGTCGGTCTCAAATGGTATTAAAGTAGCCGAGGTACAAATCACAACTCTCACTGAAATGCTAATGAGGCAAGCAACCAAGTTGGATAGCATTGCCACCGAAGGAGACACATCAACTCACAAAAATTTGCAGGTACACACACCATCACTCTCTTCAGCTTGTCCTGTCTTTTTACTGGGCGGAGCTGGTTGTTGGTTTTGTGTCGGGATAAAGAATATAACATGGCTTATAcgtctgatcaaaaaaaaaaaaaaaacatggcttACACTGTTTTACTTATTAACTATGCTATGTAAACGTTTGACGGGATTTTGTAGAGCAAGAGGGTGCAAAAGTGTGTTGAGACCTTAGATGTGCTGAAGGTGTCAAATGCTGGAGTAAAGCCTGCCGTCGTCAGATCGAAGTGGGAGGCCATGGAGGCTGCTCAAAGTAGACCACAGTGGGAATATTTTGATTGATCCAGTTTTCGGGTGCTGTTCATTTTCGTTATTTATTCATCTTGATATATGGTATGTATATGAGTAGctaacttgataaaaaaaaaaaaaaaaaaaccaaaaccaaaaccgtaAGTAGTTTGTTTTATTTGGTTCCAATAATACGAGATACCCACAAATGGGCGTAATTAAGCAATTTGTTCTTACATCCATTCTTAACAGATCGCACTAAAATccgtcaaaagaaaaaaagaaaaaaactttgtCTCACTATCGGTGGGCGATTTTGAGTCTCGCTGTCGTAAGTGAacatatttttttgttgtttttttcgcGATTCATCAAGCTTTTTTGTTGTTCTTATTACGGCGAAGAAGATAGAGTACTGTTTACAAATGACTCTgcttcacttcttctttttttcttttattaaaaacaaaatcagattaatTAAAAACTCATAAATTGATGTCAGGTTCTCTCTAAATTAAGATGAAAGTTCTTGGATGTTTGGAAAGTAGGAAATATCAATTGGTCttataaataatatattagaaagagtctagtccaattgacttagtcaattgtctgtttggtcctatttgctaataaaaattatcatttggtcctagggtgatgtcatggatgatgtaaatgtcatcttgtagcagaaatacccttttgggaccatatatatatatagaaagaaaccctaaaaaatatcttattttcagatttcctttctctctcctcctattttcagatctagtttctctctccctatttttttcttttttctgttgttgttaatgaagacgatggagatgatgaagatgatggagtTTTTGAAGATTTTTCTGTTGTTGTGtatgacaaagaagaagaaaaagatgaagaaaactaatataaccttcaatcttcatcttggatcttgatttttttggtgttgttaatgaagatttgatgttgttgctactggtgaagtcgatgaagatgatgaagaagatgaagatttatgcgttttgttgttgttgttgctgctgcttaagatgaacttcatttttggaatgaactctgttttatataaatgaactctgtttttatatggagttcatttccggaatgaactttgtttttttaggtttttatatggagttcatttttggaatgaactctgtttattttaggtttttatatggagttcatttctggaatgaactctgtttttttagctttttatatggagttcatttctggaatgaactctgttttttttagctttttatacggagttcatttctggaatgaactctgtttttttagctttttatatggagttcatttctggaatgaactctgttttatatgttttctgaaaaaataagtagaaattaacaggagttcattttgacgaatgaactgctacaaaaaaataagtagaaattaacacaaaagggtatttttgtctgtttaatatttttaaataattatggaccacacagtaaaggcgttttcccaaaggactaagcagacatgggcccacctaaaaaaggaccaaacaattATTTTCCCGTTTTGAAATTGAAGTTCCATTGGTGCTTGTTTATGAAAAATATTCTTTAACTTATACCTTACTTCAACATATCCATTACAAGGATTGGTTGTTGTGTTTATCCTCAATGTCTTTCCAAAGTTGTTTACGGATATTGAAATGGATTGGCATATATTACCAACCATTCATATAGAAATTTCCAATCTGACAATAttcttgaaattgaaaattacacAGCAAAATCACGGTTGAGTTCGATCGAACTCAAATAGATGCATTTGTTCAAGGTAAGATAGTTTCAATAATATCATGTGTAAATATTTTGGTGaataaagaaaatagaaaacttaactaGCGATGCATTGACAGACTTGCAATGACAAGTTGTGAAGCCGACTGTTACAGTAAACGGAAAATGTATAACATAGATAACTAACTGTTATGCAAAACAGTTATTACAGAAAATAATGAAGGCATGCACTATTATGAtgagcacaacttgttgcgtTGTGCAATTGTTAGAGAGCATGGTCAGCATGTCGGGGAAAAAATCAAACCTGGAAGTGTTCAAGCCCTTGGTGAAGACATTAGCTACTTGCTGGTCAGTGGAGATGTAATAGAACTTCAACACTTTGGACTGAATAAACTTTCCTATGAAGTGAAAATCTGGCCCGTATGCTCCATTCTAGAATGAGGTACAGGATTAGAGGCCAAATCCAAAGCACCCTTGTAGTCACAACCAATGGAAAGCGAAGAGTACAGAAAGATCTGAAGGTCTTTGAGCAGAGAAAAAACCAAATGGATTCAGTTGCTTTATGATATATCCTGCTTCTGTTAATCTTCTAGCAACAATAGGTTGTTTCTTGGATGACCAAGAAATTGGATTCTGCTTAAAGAAGATGCAGAAACCACTTGTAGAACGTCTATCATATGGATTTCCATCCCAGTCAGAATAAAAAAGGAAGACAAAGCAGTTAACCTTTTTTGAAGAACAATATCATAATCTAAAGTACCCTCCAGATATATCAAAATTCTTTTAGCTGCAATGAGATGCACTATGGTAAGTTTACTCATGTGCTGATAAACCTGATTCACTGTATAAAAAATATCGGACCTAGTCCAAGTGATATATTGTAATGCACCAAAATGAGACTTAAATTATGTAGGATCTAGCAGTAACTCACCATCTGTAGAACTTAGCTTAGTGTCTGTAGTGGTTAGTGTAGTGCAACGTTTGAGACCAGTTATATTCGTCTTCTTCGGAAGATCAAGAATATACTTGGACTGagacaaatgcattgcacgggaattTCTCTTTACTTGAATAGCTAAGAAGTAATGTAATGGTTCGAGAtccttgagagaaaaaggaagataAATCTGAGCATTTACATATTACAAAAATCTGGAGAGGAACCTGTAAAGAGggtatcatcaacatacaccaaaTAAACAATTGTATGAGAAAGATGCTTGTGAATGAAGAAAAAATCATCAGCAAGGAATGGAGTGAAACCAAGAGCAAGCAGAGAATCCATGAGTTTCTCATACCATGCTCGAGGAGCTTGTTTGAGACCACACATGGACTTATGAAGTTTGCAAACATTATTTGGTTTACCATTGTCAACAAAGCCAGGTGGTTGTTGCCTGAAATCATATTCTTGCGAATCTCCATGCAATAAGGAATTGCTCACATCTAATGTTTTACAGTCCAATCATAATGAACTGCGAGAGATAACACCAACCTGATCGTTGTAGTCTTGGCAACATGACAAAAGTCTATGTGTAGTCAAGACTTCTTACTGATAGTAACCCTTAGCCAGTAGTATGGCTTTATGTCTCTTTACAATACCATTTGGGTTGCACTTAAAATCGACTTACAGACAAAATTTTGACTGGGAGTTGGAACAAAAATAGTCCAAGTGCCAGCCTTCATAAGAGCAATACTTTACAAGATCAACCCTCAACTTGGGattctttttgttagagcaccgctcggttgaactcgcaagttttgatatctcaatcttgttggcAAAGTTAGATGCATaaaactatatatcttgatttctagtctactaaagtcaagtctcggactaggattaaagtatggtagttgagtatcaaacatcatTGAATAAACCTCGAAAATTGAAAACTGAAGAACAAATGAAGACATttgcgagaatttcatcaacaaagaggtatataATGATCTGAACCATCTTATTTACTCAAGGAATTTACCAGTCTATTTTATGGGACTACGTTGTACAATTTAAATAGATTTTGTTAGACCATTGCTTGggcgaactcacaagtgtttctatctcaagaatttagttgatcaaaactatatcttgatttttagtctacatttagtcaattctcggattaggattagaaatgtgtagttgagtgTCAGACATCACCGCGTTTAACtatttgaaggcaaagatcacTGAAGATATTTGgataacttcatcgacaaaaaggtatgtgaagactgaacccaCCTATTACTTAATTTTTCACCTTTTTATCTATGACACTAAGTCGCATGACTTAGTGGAATTTAATATGCAcaacagaaatttcgagtcaagtttatcttgttaattattctcgaaatatgaatgactaagcttaagaaaatttcttcaaaacttgatgaatttggttaagaacaatttattatctacgacctaaatcatgattcaagttaatcatttgaaaatagcctggaaaagtgtcattgatgttattcgggaatatttcgaatcgattattagagagatatagaactattgCAAATCTGGATACAAGATAGTACACATACCAGTTCACGTACTAGCgtaactgttataggtccggagtcgTAGTACATGTACTCAATACATGTACCGACGTAGATATAGTTTGACGACGACCtttggtacacatacctggtatggataccaaaaaGTTTTGTTGAGTCGTGAACTCAGGAAGGTATACATACCTAGTATGGATACCAAAAGTTCCTAAattatttttgtcttaagggtacacatacccggtatacaTACTGTGAAAAAAATAACTCATAAACTAGAAGTAAGTACATGtactggtacacgtacttacccagtcgaatattttcagatgcatcagaattatttctatgagataatcatcatttgaataactctctaaagcACCTCTAGACATATTTGGTCATATTATAACcaatggttgtgactcaagattaaaggctaaaagtgttatatgaaaatggttaagcttatagttcatcTGGCTAGTTTCGGCAAACCATTAACGaacaagtcattatacacggttcggttacggttcttcctaaccatagtgtatatttttTGTGTTTATCTCAAGtcgatttttcatctaacggtggaaaaagattgcttgattccaaagctaccttagcttaaacctaaagcaaccttcgAACTTGAAAGTCTACAAAAAGACAGCCTCAAGCAAATggtatctttgaatccctgacactcttCTTGTttttcctagttgtaaactagagtcgtcctctcctttaaacctttttaggtttagcgactaaaaaaatCACTTAGGGATTCTGATGattgccaaatattgtatatatttgtacctttttattggcatttaactcatcatttgtgcattaacgctccattttatcccatattccgtgttttcgttgttttcaagaataaatacttttctcaattaattttgcatttttaggtactaaataaagcctggttaactcacggagcgaaaagagcaaagacacgggaaaaagccgaaggaaactctagcggaaaagaagtgaagaatgcggtatggaagactcaaggatgaaaatgggattaacaaggaagaaattgttcttaaagaagaagtgggctcaagattacctaagcccaaacccaaaatccaaacccaaacccgcttctctccttagccgtcagattggatccattccatcatctaacggtcgcttcatcagagtacatcgagctttgatgttcctgtctaacactatagcacctaactccatcttgggccgtcagttttgatgtattccatatccagcggtcgctccacatccacttccatcacgtcgttggatcattctctcatcttttcatccaacatcttcccttcgctgacatcaaaatttgatgagcccgctcaacaccataacctagaatacctataccccaaaacaaacagcccataacccattcttctctcgagctcttcttccccttcttccaaaaaattgcagagcctgcaaatccCTCTCCCCGACACCACCAGCGTCTGCTCCACCATCTCCCACCCCTCGAGTtctaccaccacaaccacccgacaaaaacccatctccatagtttccctctctctcattcctagcatcattcctggatgctatgaattaggcagtgagaagctagggataactaggagcgcagagaa includes the following:
- the LOC113289817 gene encoding BAG family molecular chaperone regulator 1-like, with the translated sequence MMKKTYSPISSNGYDSSNSTPKQEDEAGVEWEMRPGGMLVQKRGSSKSDTQSTLTHLNLRIAYGSMRYEMSIAPQSTFGELKKLLAAETGLQPAEQLLTFKGKDRGNGEFLDRSGVKIKSKIILVEDPSSKERRFIEMRKNAKLQSAHRAISDISMEVEKLVAEVSAIEKSVSNGIKVAEVQITTLTEMLMRQATKLDSIATEGDTSTHKNLQSKRVQKCVETLDVLKVSNAGVKPAVVRSKWEAMEAAQSRPQWEYFD